One genomic segment of Rivularia sp. PCC 7116 includes these proteins:
- a CDS encoding four helix bundle protein, with protein sequence MLLPYQEISLTKPDFENLQVYQLAEKLANKIWNIVQEWKQFEKDTVGKQIVRSADSVCANIAEGRGCFNDQDNRRFIRISRGSLYETICFLRLAYTRKMLTKEQSLKLKPIIDELSPKLNAYLNSIGNNK encoded by the coding sequence ATGTTGTTGCCATATCAAGAAATAAGTTTGACAAAACCTGATTTTGAGAATTTACAAGTCTATCAGTTAGCTGAGAAATTAGCTAATAAAATTTGGAATATTGTTCAAGAGTGGAAGCAATTTGAAAAAGATACAGTTGGTAAACAAATAGTTCGTTCGGCTGATAGCGTTTGTGCAAATATTGCAGAAGGAAGAGGTTGTTTTAATGACCAAGATAATCGTCGCTTTATTAGAATCTCTAGAGGCTCCTTATACGAAACTATTTGTTTTTTAAGATTAGCTTATACAAGAAAAATGTTAACTAAAGAACAATCACTAAAACTTAAACCAATAATCGATGAACTATCACCCAAGCTGAATGCTTACCTGAATTCCATAGGTAATAACAAATAG
- a CDS encoding UbiD family decarboxylase, with protein sequence MARDLRGFIKILEERGQLKRITAKVDPELEIAEISNRMLQKGGPGLIFENVKGADFPVAVNLMGTVERICWAMNMEHPQELETLGKKLAMLQQPKPPKKISQAVDFGKVLFDVVKAKPGRDFFPACQQVVVQGDNLDLNKLPLIRPYSGDAGKIITLGLVITKDCETGTPNVGVYRLQLQSKNTMTVHWLSVRGGARHLRKAAENGKKLEVAIALGVDPLIIMAAATPIPVDLSEWLFAGLYGGSGVSLAKCKTVDLEVPADSEFVLEGTITPGEVLPDGPFGDHMGYYGGVEDSPLVRFQCMTHRKEPVYLTTFSGRPPKEEAMMAIALNRIYTPILRQQVSEIVDFFLPMEALSYKAAIISIDKAYPGQARRAALAFWSALPQFTYTKFVIVVDKDINIRDPRQVVWAISSKVDPTRDVFILPNTPFDTLDFASEKLGLGGRMGIDATTKIPPETEHEWGAPLESDDEVAAMVERRWAEYGLDDLKLGEVDVNLFGYDMK encoded by the coding sequence ATGGCGAGAGATTTACGGGGATTTATCAAAATTTTGGAAGAAAGGGGACAATTAAAGCGAATTACCGCTAAAGTTGACCCTGAGTTGGAAATTGCGGAGATTTCTAACCGGATGCTGCAAAAAGGTGGCCCCGGTTTGATTTTTGAAAATGTTAAAGGTGCTGATTTTCCGGTTGCGGTGAACTTAATGGGAACCGTGGAAAGGATTTGCTGGGCTATGAATATGGAACATCCCCAAGAATTGGAAACTTTGGGGAAAAAGTTAGCAATGTTACAGCAGCCAAAGCCACCAAAAAAGATTTCTCAAGCAGTTGATTTTGGTAAGGTTTTGTTTGATGTTGTTAAAGCGAAGCCGGGAAGAGATTTTTTCCCTGCTTGCCAACAAGTTGTGGTGCAGGGTGATAATTTAGATTTAAATAAATTACCTTTAATTCGCCCTTATTCCGGCGACGCAGGCAAAATTATTACTTTAGGTTTGGTAATTACCAAAGATTGCGAAACCGGCACGCCAAACGTCGGCGTGTATCGCTTGCAACTACAATCTAAAAATACCATGACCGTACACTGGCTCTCGGTGCGCGGTGGAGCCAGACATTTACGCAAAGCTGCGGAGAATGGTAAGAAACTCGAAGTAGCGATTGCTTTAGGTGTCGATCCGTTAATTATTATGGCGGCAGCTACGCCGATTCCCGTTGATTTATCCGAATGGTTGTTTGCGGGTTTATACGGTGGTTCGGGTGTTAGTTTAGCCAAGTGTAAAACAGTTGATTTAGAAGTACCCGCAGACTCCGAATTTGTTTTAGAAGGAACAATTACCCCTGGGGAAGTATTGCCAGATGGGCCATTTGGAGACCACATGGGCTATTACGGCGGCGTTGAAGATTCGCCATTAGTTCGCTTTCAATGCATGACACACCGAAAAGAGCCGGTGTATTTAACCACGTTCAGCGGTCGTCCACCAAAAGAAGAAGCCATGATGGCGATCGCTCTCAACCGAATTTACACCCCAATTCTGCGACAGCAGGTTTCGGAAATCGTTGACTTCTTCCTACCAATGGAAGCCTTGAGTTACAAAGCGGCGATAATATCTATAGATAAAGCATACCCCGGACAAGCACGACGGGCAGCTTTAGCATTTTGGAGCGCTTTGCCGCAGTTTACCTACACCAAATTCGTGATTGTAGTAGATAAAGATATAAACATTCGCGACCCCCGTCAAGTTGTATGGGCAATAAGCTCCAAAGTAGATCCCACCCGAGACGTGTTTATATTGCCCAATACACCCTTCGACACCTTAGACTTTGCCAGCGAAAAACTAGGCTTAGGTGGAAGAATGGGAATTGATGCAACGACTAAAATTCCTCCAGAAACCGAACACGAATGGGGTGCGCCGTTAGAATCCGATGACGAAGTAGCAGCGATGGTTGAAAGAAGATGGGCAGAATACGGTTTGGATGATTTGAAATTGGGAGAAGTTGACGTTAACCTGTTTGGTTACGATATGAAATAG
- a CDS encoding DUF4058 family protein codes for MSNPFPGMNPYLESPEFWSGIHGRIIVFLADVLSPQLRPKYFVAVEERIYETTPDDRVLVGIPDVVVRSSQTATSSQTENIAIATSSTQPSSVTLPIPQTVKERYLEVRKVETKEVVAVIEVLSPKNKRTGEGRNAYETKRNRILTISTHLIEIDLLRAGEAMPMLNHDIQSDYRILVSRSNKRPKADLYAFNLKDNIPTFPLPLREEDKEPLVDLQELINGIYERASYDLVIDYSQEPVPALREEDNIWVDELLKEQKLR; via the coding sequence ATGTCTAATCCATTTCCCGGAATGAATCCTTATTTAGAAAGTCCTGAATTTTGGTCTGGTATTCATGGACGTATAATTGTATTTTTAGCAGATGTTTTATCACCTCAACTACGTCCTAAATACTTTGTAGCAGTTGAAGAACGAATTTATGAAACTACTCCTGATGATAGAGTTTTAGTTGGTATTCCTGATGTCGTAGTGCGAAGCTCGCAAACAGCAACGAGTTCGCAAACCGAAAATATTGCGATCGCAACTTCTTCGACTCAGCCATCCTCAGTAACACTTCCAATTCCTCAAACAGTTAAAGAAAGATATTTAGAAGTACGAAAAGTCGAAACAAAAGAAGTTGTGGCAGTAATTGAAGTTCTTTCTCCTAAAAATAAACGCACTGGAGAAGGAAGAAATGCATACGAAACAAAAAGAAATCGAATATTAACAATTTCAACGCATTTGATTGAAATTGACTTGTTACGTGCAGGTGAAGCGATGCCAATGTTGAATCATGATATTCAAAGTGACTATCGCATATTAGTTAGTCGCAGCAATAAACGTCCCAAAGCTGATTTATATGCATTTAATTTAAAAGACAATATTCCCACATTCCCTTTACCTTTGCGCGAAGAAGATAAAGAGCCTCTCGTAGATTTACAAGAGTTAATTAACGGTATTTATGAAAGAGCAAGTTACGATTTAGTTATAGATTATAGTCAAGAACCCGTACCTGCATTGAGGGAAGAAGATAATATATGGGTAGATGAACTTTTAAAAGAACAAAAATTAAGATAA
- a CDS encoding DUF4058 family protein: protein MPSPFTGMNPYLEHPELFPGLHHWLIIEIARFLSPQLRPKYRVAVEVRTYETSDEDSLQVGIPDVTIISRQTANDSTTTNVAVAEPTVEPVKVRIPVPLTIKEGYLEVREVGTEALITTIEILSPSNKRPGKGRQKYLKKRETILETRTNLVEIDLLRKGQPMPIVENKIQSHYRILVYRGDTRPIADLYAFNLQNVIPSFSLPLRSDDREPVINLQELLNEIYDISGYDLVVDYNQEAVPTLSEKDKNWVDEILKQQKLR from the coding sequence ATGCCTTCTCCATTTACCGGAATGAATCCATATTTAGAACATCCCGAACTATTTCCAGGATTACATCACTGGTTAATTATAGAAATTGCCAGATTCTTATCTCCTCAATTACGTCCTAAATACCGGGTTGCAGTTGAAGTCAGAACTTATGAAACTTCAGATGAGGATTCATTACAGGTAGGTATTCCTGATGTCACTATAATAAGTCGGCAAACTGCGAATGATTCTACAACAACTAATGTAGCAGTAGCAGAACCAACTGTAGAACCTGTAAAAGTTAGAATTCCCGTTCCTTTAACAATTAAAGAAGGTTATTTGGAAGTTCGAGAAGTAGGTACAGAAGCATTAATAACTACAATAGAAATTCTTTCACCTAGCAACAAACGTCCTGGCAAAGGAAGACAAAAATACTTGAAAAAACGAGAAACTATTTTAGAAACTCGTACTAATTTAGTAGAAATTGACTTATTACGAAAAGGTCAACCAATGCCGATAGTTGAGAATAAGATTCAGAGTCACTATCGGATTTTAGTTTATCGCGGCGATACCCGTCCAATAGCCGATTTATATGCTTTTAATTTACAAAATGTAATTCCTTCTTTCTCTTTACCCTTGCGTAGTGATGATAGGGAACCAGTTATTAATTTACAGGAATTATTGAATGAAATTTATGATATTTCTGGATATGATTTAGTAGTTGATTATAATCAAGAAGCTGTCCCCACTTTAAGTGAAAAAGATAAAAATTGGGTTGATGAGATTTTGAAACAACAAAAATTAAGATAA
- a CDS encoding transposase: MMTLNNDKYIAILEQIRWDGKPKCPYCESTNATAYKSEERYHCNSCYVSFSVTVGTIFHKTHVSLDKWFLAIRLVMNSSGGISVRQLAKEIGVNKNTAASMVRKIKEEESEVLERFMGVKL, translated from the coding sequence ATGATGACATTAAATAACGATAAATATATCGCAATTCTTGAGCAAATTCGCTGGGATGGAAAGCCAAAGTGTCCTTACTGCGAGTCAACCAACGCAACAGCGTACAAAAGTGAAGAAAGGTATCATTGCAATTCGTGTTATGTATCATTTAGCGTGACTGTTGGTACAATATTTCACAAAACTCATGTGAGTTTAGATAAATGGTTTTTAGCGATTCGTCTTGTGATGAATTCTTCCGGAGGTATCAGCGTGCGTCAATTGGCTAAGGAGATTGGGGTTAATAAGAATACTGCGGCTTCTATGGTGAGGAAGATTAAGGAGGAGGAGTCTGAAGTTTTGGAACGGTTTATGGGGGTTAAACTTTAA